In Amblyomma americanum isolate KBUSLIRL-KWMA chromosome 8, ASM5285725v1, whole genome shotgun sequence, the DNA window AGAAATATTCGAAAAAGAGCCAGACGCATCATACCTTTTAAGCTCCAAGAGCACGTCAGCACATATATTGGAATAAAGCACCGGAAAAAGGAAGCATCAAAGTGAGGAAGAGACGAGAAAAGCAAGAAATTGCTGCATAGAAAAGAATTCCAAAACTAAATTGAAAGTTCAAGTCAGCACAGGTACACGCAATAGTTTGTTCATATATAACTTGCATTTGACAGCGTCCCATTTAAGACTGACGACCCATAAAATGCAGGAGATATTTTACCACAGTGAGCGGAGCAGTGCGGAAGGATATTCCTGTCTTTCGGCACGAATCATCTCCCCGAAATCTATTGAACTATATAGTTGACCAAAAATGTTGTCAGAATTTTTTGAAATTTGAGGGAACGAGAATTTGGAAGCCTTAGAAAATTAAAACCATCAAATTGCTGTGAATCTTATAAATCATAAGCACCGTCTTTAAGGTGTAGCGCAAGTTTAAGTCGGGTTTTATTTCCAAACTTAGCGCATTGTTCCTAACAATGGTTATTCCATATCTTAAACCACCGCAACCGAGGGCTTCTAAGGCTCGTTTTCTCAAAAAAATGGAATGCAGCATCTAATATATAGGAAACAGGGCGTAATTTCTGACAGACGTTGTAAAGGACAGATTTTCAAGACAAATTACAAACAGCTAACCAAAATATTTTGCACGGGAGACATAAACCAGTGGTGCACAAAAGCAGGGACGCTGTCTGTGGACTGGCGGAGCTCCCGGCATCCCCCGACTGTTTGCTGAGCGAAGGCAGTCAACTGCAACAACTTCGTCAAAAGTCCACACATTGGTCTACCGTGCAAGAGgacgctttgggaccttaaatgCCCAAAAATAATCTCAAATCAAACATTCGCATATAATACAGACTGACCACTGCAATATTTTTTCTCGCATAAGGCGCTAAGCTAGTGAATTTAGTCAAATATTCGATGAGAGTGCAGGCCGCAATTAATCACACCAAGTactaaatgttttattttggtacgTGGAAGTAGAAAGTCTGAAGCATGGAGCTATTGCAAAAATTAACGTTGCCCTTTTTTCAAACCTTCCCGCCGCATTTACACAGGCTTTACCGCATTTTGAATTCCAAAACCATGTCGCTCGTAACCGGCCCCCTGCGGGCATGAGAGCACTATTCTAGTCTTACCATCGTAAGGAGTCTTCTtctatatgtaattttctttgcACATGGATCCGACATCCATGGCATACGCTTATCCACCGTCCTGTATTCTGTTCTGTACTTTAAGCCGGTTGAAATCCAAGCCCAACAACAGCCAGACCCTGGCGTTAGTATTTCCCGACATGTAGGTTATATACCCCTGTGAAACTGAGAAGTATGCTCAAATGGGGTACCCGAAAGGAATCCTCAAGAACAGCCACATGGCGCAAGAGTAAAGTCACCTGGAGATGAGGACCTTCTAGACGGAGCGTGCGGACAAAACTAATTGTGCGAGCATTGTGTGTGACTAGCCGGCACCGGCTTCAAGGGAACAAAAAAATGTATAGAATTGACAGTTTATTTTGCTTGTTGTAATGATACGTTCAAATAAGTTAACTTTTATACATCAAAGAGCGAAACCATACAAAGAAGGAACCAGGTAAGATGCAAATACTCGTTACGCCGCCGCCTTGTTTGGTTTCATAATACCTGATAGGCTAGCACCTCGGTTTAGCTGCTCTTGTGTTTTCTTGCATCAAGTATACTTTAGACAGTTTTAAACACTTAACAGGAACGATGGAACTCTCCATCCTATGCATGCCAAATCATTAAAAATGCTACTGgttgctacaaaagaacggatccgtgcgccgattgcacatcatagtgaacaagggagccgtagtgctccagGAACGTCTTTCCATCTTTATTGACTTTGGCCACTGACCAGTAGTCCTCAGCGCCATGATACCTAACCAGACGGCATGCCATCAAATCCTCGACTACACGCCTATTTTTAATTAAAAGCTTCTTTAGGTTTATTTTATTTGTTCAACTGTGCGAAATCATCAAATTTCAGATACTTTGCTTTTTACCTGGTTTTGGAAACTTGCGTTCGTTTCTGTCAACTTTTTTACTAGCGGTTTGTCGACACCCATTTTGGGGCCGCATAGCCTAGTAGGAAAAGCTGCCGTCCCGGTTTATCCCGGTAACAGCCCTTATTTTCTGGGCCTGATAAGATTATTGTTTTTTCGCTTATATTCTTACCCCTTCATTGTCCTAAACAGGCACATGTTAGGCTTTTATAGTTACGTTGTACCGCTCAACGCAATTTTCGTCGACACAGTAAACCGTGGGAATCAGTTTTAAAAAGGAGCAAAATGCTAAATATTTGCAGACATAAGGGTCCTAATATTATATTGGTGCTTCAACCAACTATTCTAAGCTAAATATTTTGCGTAAAGAGTTGAGCAATTGACCTTAAAAAGTATTGGTTTTGTAGAAAAGTCATTCGTAGCCATACATGGATGCCAAATTCTCTAAGCTTGCTCCTCCCTGAGCTGCCTGGAGGGATCAGTATTTCTTAACCTCAGACGAGGTGCCTTTTTTATGAAGGAATATTTTCGTAGACATTGTACAGCTACTGGCAACGAAGTCACGGATGACAAACAAAAGCTAAGGGGGTGAATGATGACGTAAATTAAGGGCTTTTAAATAAACTTGACATTAGCAGACGCGGTTTAGCCGGCTGGGGAAGATACAGGGACATTTTGCACATCACCTGATGGCGAGGGTGCTACTTTCTTATCCTGGAGAAAGCACTCTACTTAAAAGTTGAGCTTTTATATGAATGAAGAAAAATTATGGAGGCAATTTAAGATAACTTAAGTGATGTGGATTCGAAAGCCTGCGCGCTGGGTTTTCGGCCGCGGCGTTGGCGTCAGTGGCCAGTGAATTTCTatcacatcctctgctaacacaatatgaagcgacatgttggagaagactccaaacagaaGTCTTCCACAACATTCACTTTCTACATCAGATGTATCCGGAGCaatatagggatacatgtccgtggtgcggggcaacccccacgcagtatcatatcacatgggaatgtataCGCAaagtagctttccgaggtaacaaagagccaaatgcggagcagtgggaggaccggctaaccagcagccagctcaaggtccaaagagacctagtgagccacgcatgccggatggttcgggacagtggtgccttggactacgggcgccaaccacgctctgCCTGGAAGACCtaggcaatcttcgggcaagcagcaagactcctttattagagcaataaagtttattctctcacTCACTCTATTAACAACCCCCGAATGGATGCTGGCGAATAAGACAATACCTAATCCCATCGCGAGAGACTGGCACCTAAGCGCGCGGAGTGCAGTGCTGCTTTGATCGCCTACTACTCTAACGAATTAGCCAGTGAAGCTGTTCTGTTCGCACTGTTCGAAAGGAATCTAATCATGACGAGGATGCCCAAACGAAAAGCGAGAGAGTGGACTTTTAGATCTCggggtgttgtgctgcggtgatggcacCACTGATACCAAATCAGAAGGATTTTAATTTTGTAATTGAGTTTTTTTTGGTGAGACAACCAGAGGCTGTGGCTCCCCTTTGTACCCAGGGGTTCCACTGCATTGAATTTGCAACAATGGAGGCTACTGTGATTCACAGATAGTGTCCCCAAGGCGGAAAACTCAGGCCTGGATTGGCAAGGAACTTTCAGTGCTTGCTCGGAATCAACTCTTGAACATATTTTTTTCAAACCTTACTTATGACCTGCATGTTCTACAGAGCGAATAAGACAGTGATGATGCAACGAATATTCGCTACCTTCGTATGGCACTGCCATTGGGAGAACATGCAATGTAACAACTTGGTTCTCTCTCTAAAGTCTGGTGGAATAGGCCTTATTCACTAACTGCAGATTTGTTTATGTTTGAACTGAGGCCTCTTTTTTACTCACGTGAAGTCAAGAGAGCATTTATGTTATCAGTTCTGTGGTCTTTCAGCTAACTGCCAGAATTTCTTCCGTCGGTTGGCTTAGTGATGTTTTGTTGGGGCATTTACCCTTATGCAGGAATTTTCAATCAAACATTGAACCAAAAGCAAACAGGCAATCGGAACAAATTTTCATAGAATTCTAGTGATTAGAAGAGAAATTGGGAAAACTTTCGCTGGGAAATATACTTTTGGTTCATCCTAAGGATTAGAATAGGGGTAAGGTGCGAAAGGCAGGAAACGAGGCAAACAATGCCAGTGCGGAAACTCTGCCTTTTAGGTCGCCTTCAATTGTTCTCAAAGTACGAGGGTACCCTGGTACTGGAACAAGATTTCATtcactccatctattaagcacaACATAAAAATTGCAGGGGACATCTAAGCTACGCTTTGATGGTACGACGGGATAGATTTATTGGGTCAATACCTCTATATGCAGATTCGCTCATACTCTAGATTCCTTTAAATGCTGCACTCCTGACGCAGTAATGTTGGCTCTCCTCGACATACAAGGCGCCTTAGATAACATACGACACGAGGCCATACTGGAGGCTCTCCACATCATGAGCATTTCCAACAACCTCCTGCAGTATGTCCGGGGCTTCCTAGCTGACCGCAGGGGGTGTGTCCGTCTGGGCAATGTCACCAGCTCCCTGCGGCACATCTGGCGTGGCGTACCTCTGTGGAGCGTCCTTAGCCCCTTGCTCGTCAACGCCGTCTTAGCCCTCCTGCCCAACTTCTTGCCTAAGGACCTCCGGCTACCCATACACGTGGCTATCTACGCGGATGACATTGCCATCTGGTGCTGTGGGCCCCGCAGATACAGGGTCCACACCATTAAGAACGTGCAGCGGGCTATCAATGGTATCACCGCCTTCCTGGAGCGTGCCGGCCTCAGCATCTCCCCATCCAAAACACAGGCGATGCTCCTTAACACCAGGGTTGGCTCCCGCCCTGGCCGCGACCTCGCCTGGAGCCGCGAAGTGAAATATCTGGGTCTGCTCATCTATGTCCGGCTCACTTGGAACCCGGCAGTGCGTCATTTCCTGGCCCAGTCCTCCAGGATCCAGGGAGCTATACGGTCCCTGTTAGCCAAGGGCGAAGGCATCACCCCCAGGCTGGGACTCCAGCTTTACCAAGCCATGGCCGTCCCGCCGATCACCTACGCTCTACCCCTCGTCCGGCTCACTGTGGCCCAACACTTGGCCATCGAGCGTAAAGTGCGGGCGGCCATACGACTATGCCTGGGACTCCCTCGCTCCTCTCCGGTGGCTTCAACCCTGGCAGAAGCAGGTTCATAGCTCTTCGAGCTCCTCTCCAGGCGCACCTCCCTCCGCCACATAGAGCTCCTCCACAACGCGCCCGATGGGCGCCGCTTCCAGGACCGCCTTCTCACAGGGCCCAACTGCAAAATGGGTCAGGTGGCCCAGTACATCGAAGACCTTGTTGGGGGACAGCCTGAGTCCTGCCCCCTCTCTCCTCGCCCGGACCTTGGACACGTCTACGGGCTCGACCTCTCCCTACCTGGCTCCCAAACGAGGCGGAACACTGCTGCTGTGGGCCTACGTCAGGTGGTCGCTGCGGGGTTCCTGGCCGAACCTCCTGGCACTGTCCCTATTTTCACGGATGGCTCCGTCCTCCCAGGACCCTGTCCATATGCGGCTGCACCCTGCACTGCCTCATCGCTCCACTCGAGCAGACAAGCCAGGCCCCCATTTGTGGGCTCATCCACAACCGCCGAACAGGGCGCCATTCACTTGGCTGCTGACTTTCTTTACGAACGCCCTGGGATCAAGGAGGCAGCCATCTATACCGActccagggcagccctccagctcctcctgagGCCTTTCAAGGGCCCACGCATCGCCTGCAGGCCGGCTTGGCGGCTCGACGAACTGTGCACCAGGGGTGCCCGCATCCGGCTGACCTGGGTACCAGCCCATGTCGGTGTCCTGGGCAGTGAGGAAGCGGACTCTCTGGCTAAAGCGGCACACTCACCAGGAACTCCGCTCTCCAGGAACCTCTGCTCCTTGGACCTTGCAAGGAGCATAGTGGATCGCCTCCTCGATCCCCCGGATCCCAGGGTGGCTAACGGCCATCCCCCACACCCTCTTCCAAATCATGGCCTGCACTGCAAGGAGCGCAGCCTCCTCCGGAGgctcagggtaggctgcgccaacaccgcCTCCCGCCTCTTCCGCATTGGCCTTTCCGACTCCCCTGGGTGCTCCCTCTGCAATTACCCAGAAGAGACAACCCAGCACCACCTGTGTGATTACCCTTTCTTTGTGTCCGCAAGGACTATCATGGAGGCGGGCTACCACTCCTTGGGCCTCCCCTACACCTCAGCGGACCACCTTCAATTGCATTCAAGGAAGAAAAGCCTGTCTGCGTCTCACGAGATTCTAAATTCTAGACTTGCAATTCAAAGTTTTTCAGTGTAAATGATTCTCGGCTCTCGAATCAGTCGTAGGGCTGTTATGTGTTTCAGAGTTCTCTGGCTTTCTCTAGGGGCATTCACTGCATCgttttcattttcactttctgCTTTTCGCAAAGTTCCATTTTGGCTTTTGATATTTTTGTCCTTAAAGTCAACGTCATGAATTTATTTTGCTGCTTTGTTACTGTTTTTCACACTTATTGACGTGTTTCTTCGTTGCCCTTTCGCACACTATGCTTTTTGCTATGTTTATCGTCAAGAATAGCACTGCCGGTTCTTTCTGGCTTGTGCTTTCTGTTCGCCTTTTGGTGGGTGCTCCTTCTCACGTTGTCCTTTTTGTTTGCTACCTACCGTTTATATCTTTTCATGTCGAATTGATTTTGCACAACTTTTGTAGTCATAGCGCTGTTAGAAAGTTTTATGTGTTTGATGTCACTGCTTTTCCCcaaataaaaattgaaatttAAGCGTTTCTGTCCATGtcgtcttctttttttctgtagtCTTCTGTGTTCTTTGCCCTGGTTGTTCAAAAGAACGCAAATAGCAAAAAATGAAGCTGCAATGCATAGCCACAGTACATAAACTCGAAAAATTTTGATGGATATGACAGCAGTTGCCCACGTAAATAAGAGTACAAAAACAGTTTTACCAAACTTCACTGTGTTGGCTGAACAAATTTCCAATAAATATTGTTAGAAGTCTTCTCATCTCATTTGCCAAGATATGCGTTTTGCGGATTCCGATGTTTATTTCATGGTAGAAATGGGAATATTCAATCCAGCTGCCAATAATTGAAATATACGCTACGTCGCAGTGATTATATATCCGAGGTTATGAAGTGTATGAGTGCTGCCGGCTTTAATGTGGCGGGAATTTGTGTTGTGAGATGTCTTTGCGTGTCAAGAATCACAGGCGGTCAAAATGCATCCGGAGTCCTACACTATGCAGCCTCTATTTTGACTTCTTTAGTTATTTTATTCCTTAGATTCTTCCCTGCAAAGTTGAGGTGTCTACCGATCGCTTTTAGTTGACAGGCAAAACTGCACATATGCCGAAAACTATCGCATTCTGGTCTAGAGCTTTAAAAATTCGGCTGTCTCTTTGCCAAAATGTAATCCTTCCCACCACTGGCGAAGCACATTTTTACAGTGTGACCGATAGCCAGCAATCTATTTGCCTCGATGGCATGGTCGGCACACTCTGCCTCCTCTTCAAGCGCAGCAGCGTTCCACTAAATACAAATGATGAAAAAGGACATTAGTGCCCTTCTCTGCCATTGTGATATTCTATGTGAACCGCCCTATCACGAGGAAATTAATCATACATTTTTATGGCTACGACGTGCTAAAATCTCACAAATCTATCTCGTACAATGTGTGCTGCCAGTGCTTAACATATCTACCATTGCGCAAAGCGTCAATGAGTGTGAGGAATAGTGGTAGTGAAATCGGCAGCTCTTTAATTGATTCCACTGCCGGCAAATCTATTCGGCAACCTTTACTTCGGGCTAACTTCATCAACAAAAAACTGAGGTAGTCTAAGGTGTACTCTACTCGTAGTATTAAAAAGGTAGTTGATAAAGTGTAAGAAGACACATGAACACATCAACAACAATGTATCATATCTAAATGTGCCGATGGCAAACGCCAGCGTAATATGGAACCGTATTTTGAGTTACAAGGCTCTTACGTATAGACAGGTCTGAAGTGGTGTTATATTCAACCTGCCGCACGAAAGCCCGGAAAAACATTACCAGCACACTTCACGCCGAGCCTGTGCAGTTCTAGACAGGATCTGACTAAGAAGGGACATGTACGTTAGCAGCTTACCTTAGCATCGAGCACTCTCGCGCAACACAAAatgttgtgttttatgcgctCCTATGCCCCTGCAAGAGCTCGCGCAGGAATTACGAAGCGCTGCAAGAAAGGCACTTAGTGGTGTATAAGCAGCGCTTGTAAGTAAGGTGTGTCAGCAAAGATGGACAAAAACTTAGACCCTTCACGCTTGCGTGTCGTGATACATCTACGCATATTCCAGTTCTTCACAAATTCCACCACAAAAATAAGGGCTACCATTTTAGAAAAAATTTCGTTCGCATTCGGTACCATGTCTCTCTCGAGAATGCTGTCATGTAGTCAAGATGCAGTGAAGACTGCATCTTCATACCATATGCAAGGAACTGTTTCAGAAACATCGTTAGACACAATAATTACAGTGTATACAAATAAGTGAAGAAACTCTCTGGACTCTCTGCAGcataattttttctttgtgaagtttGTAGATCTCATATAATACATTTTTATGCATCATAATACACTCGCATTTGCACATTCCTGAGACTTCTCTAAATTTGCTATTAGTCGTATGCCTGAAGTCGTATTCTTAAAGTCGTATGCTCCATGTCAAATGTCATACGTCCATGTCCATGTCAAAAAATAGGCTGCTGGATCCTTGACGGTCGCCAGCCAGCAAAAGGCATGATGGTCTGTGACACTGAAAGGTTCCTCATAAAGGCAGGGCCGGAATTTGGACGTCGCCCACACAATGGCTAAACATTCTTTCTTATTGGCGGAATAGTTAGATTCTGCTTTAGGCAAAGAACGACGTGCGTAAGATTTGACACGTTTGAAACCAGCCTAGATTTGGACCAGGCCTACGTTGCTTCCGTTGAGATGAAGCTCTGTGTTGGTGTTTTCGAAGAGGGGGCCGGGACGGGAGATGCTTGTAGATGGTGTTGAAGGTCTTCGAATGATTTGGCCTTCGCGGCGTCCCAAGTGAGAGAGGTGTCTGTCCGTGTCAGATGCTTCACGAATTCGGCGATTCGAGCGAAGTCTTTTACAAAGGGCAGGCAGTAAGCAGATAACCCAACAAATCATCGGAGCTTTCCGGCCTTGCGGAGCAGGAATGTtggcaatagctgttgttttctCTGGATAGGGTCGAACACCCGCGAGGCTGAAGACGTTCCCCAAGAACTTGAGCTCGGTGTAAGCAAAAATATATTTCTCGTTTTTTAAGGCGAGCCCAGAAGAATGAATGGCTTGTAGGAATGTTACGAGGCACCGAATGGTGTACTTCGAACGATCGGCCGAAGACCACAGCGTCGTCAAGATAGaggaggcatgtctgccacttgaGATCTGCAAGTACTGTGCCCCAAGCTGCTCGAAGGTGGCTGCTGCATAGCTCCGACCCAAGGGCATTGCTTAAACTCACAGAGCCCATACGGAGAAATAAACAGTGCTTTTTCTCGTCCTCGATATGCAAGTATCCAGATTGGAGATTCATCGATTGCGGAgcagaggtgtaaacttcttttTTAGTAACTGCCTTGAGGCTGTGGTAATAAACACAAAACCTCAGTGGGCcaccttttttcttttcaagtaCTACAGGTGCCACCCACTAGTTACGGAAGGGCTGAATAACGTCACCGCGGAGCATCTCTTTAACTTGGTGTTTGATAGCGGCGCTTTCGGTAGGAAGCACGATAAGGGGACAGGCAAAGGGGGGAAGGGGATTGACGTGTCATGCGTAATAAAGCGGTGCTTGGCTAACTGTGTTCTATGAACATGCAAAGAGCTTGAAAAGGTAGCCCCATAGTGCTAAAGGAGATCTCGAACTTGGCGATGCTTCAGTTCGGAAACGTGGGTTTATTGTCGAGCTCTAAATAGGCGGCCTGCCTTTCAGATTCGGTCGACGAGATCGTAACAAGACCAGCGGCAATTCTAATGTCATTGATATCGGTAATGTGAGCGACGGATGTCAAATTAGTCAGATGTTCATAGCCGTCGCCGATATCTGTCAGAGGCACTTCTGCTTTGCCGTCTCGCAGACAAACAACCGCTCAGGCGAACGCTCTGTACTAAAACAGGACCTGTTTGCCATCCACCACGTCTTCAATGTTTCGGAGTGTGTTCGCGGCAACGGACATCATCACTCTTGAACGGGCGGGATGGTGACGTGATCGTCAACGATATTATTGTCGTCGGTCGCTCAGAAGCGCTGTGTATTGAATGCTCCGTCGAGAACGTCACTGCCTTGGATCGAAGGTCGACCAAGGAGCCAAATTTCTGTTAGCAAATACATGCCAAAGATGACGTCGCGAGAACAATGGGCAAGCGCAAAAGAAATTTGCCAGGTATGCTTCGTCTTTGACCTTTACCCTGGAAGTGTATGTGTCAGCCGGCGTGATCAAGTGCAAATCAGGCAGTATGATATTGCGGGCCCGTCAAAGGCGTAGTCACCATTTTAAGAGTTCCGGCGAAAGGCCCACTAAGAACAGAGCAGTCGGCACCGCTTTCCGGAACCGCTGCTACTCCGGCGCACATCGGTTCCGTCGATGGGAATGTACAGATCGCCGTTTACAGCTGTTGGTGGCAGGAACGTCGCGGAGTGCGGTTACGACTGCGGTGCGGGATTAGGTGGTTGCGGTGATGAGGCGGTGTGTCACGGTCGCGAGTGTCCGGATGTTGTGGAACCGTGTGGCGGGAAGGGGGGAGTGGTAGGGCATCTTCAACATTTCGCTGACGAGCCACCTCCTCCTTAAAAGTTGGCGCTTCTAGTTTTTCCGATGGGAACTAGGCGACCGTCCCCGCGTCAGGTAAGCATATGGACGTCGCTGAGAGAAGAAATGTCGGGGGTGGGAGGAACGTGGGCGGGGGGGAGACTCGGGAAACTGATATGGCGCGCCAGACACAGTGGTCAGGTAATCCTGAATCTCTGAGGGCCACTGACCACGCTGCAGTCGTGGCACGTCGGCACTAAATACCTGCAGACGCACGCGTCGGTAAGGCAGTTGTGGCACACGCCAGAGGCCGACGATCGGGAGTGCGCGAGACGTCGCTTTTGCGTGGGAGCACTGGAGGAGGTAGAGCAAAGGATACTGGACAGGTTTAGGCAAGGGCCTCCTGGTGGTGTCTTGGAGGTGGGGCGCCTCGAGGAatggctgcggcgtatgtcattgtCTGTGGCGGTTTTGGTTGGAGATCTTCGGATGGCGGGGGCGCGCTTGCTGGACCTCTTCACCATTAAACGTGTTCTGCACTTTATATGCCCGGATATACACCATGTTTACGATCTGCTATTATCTACGGCTGACTTTCTGATGACGTTATTAATTGCTCGAGTGATGCCTGTTTTTAAAAGTGGGGATCAAAAATCGGTCAGTAACTGCAGTTCAGTTTCTATATTAACGGTATTTTGGAAAAGTGCACAGAAAATAATGCATGATAGGGTAAAGTTCTTTTTAAAAATGTCAACCTGGTCCTTGAATTCCAATACAATTCTCGTAGGAACCCATCCGCTGGAACAGCAATACTtcccaaaaaagaaataaaaaaaattaatgtggataaGCTTAGCTAATCAAATATATACAAAGCGAACGACGTCGTTTTTCAATGTGTTCAAtggtgttgacaatgttctagacggcgatggctttgagcaaaggactATCGGGAAATCGCGAGTCTGCGGCGGAGCTCCGAAACAAGAGGTGCAACCAAGCAGGCTTCTAAGATCGAACTGCTCATGCCTCGCTTGTTCCCCGGTCACGTGTCGCTCTAATTTACTCTCACCTTCTGGCGCATTGCGTAGCTGGCACCAGGGCGTAGATGGGAGCTCCAAACTGAGCGTCACCGCGTTGTAGTGTTGGTGGGTGCAACAAGTGCGTAGCGTGAAGCAGCTTCTGATAATATAGCCGAGATCGATTGTTTGGTTTATTTCTAAAAAAGGCGTGAATACCACAATGTTGGGAAGTAAATATTACCTTAAAGATGAAGACATACTTTCTAAATTGAAGCTGCATCTTCAAGGAGGCAATGCTGTTTAAATCTTGCGTAGCCATTCGTATACATTCGCTTAATAAAACTAGCGACAGAAGCTCTGAAGTAGACCACTTTATTCAGCCCCTAAGAAAATCTCTTTATGAAAGCTCAGCGGAATTGTTCACTGAAGTACTTTGCCAGAGATAGAGGTCACCGGTAGCGGTTTATTTCTATATTATACAAACAACGAAAGCATACTGGTGTTTGCTAATCCTCATTCCTGTAGAGTGTGTGCGCACCTGCTCCTACTGCCTGCTATAAGAGGGACTTACTTTCCCTGTAAATAATAGGCACTGTAAGCAGCTGCCTGTAGGTGAACTGCATGAGATTGATCTTTTTTTATAGTACCACGCTTTACACTGCAAACTAGGAAGAAGTTAAACTTCTCCATCCATACACTGTGGGCGAATAAGCCGGCCGAAGCTGGTTGCCCATAGTCCGTACCTTCTTTGCAAAGTGTCTTCTGTATCTATAATCTGCGGTCTCATATTGACATTTCCTTTGGTCTGAACTTTACTGAGGTCATTTTTTGAATATTGTTAATTCCTCTGGTCAGAACGTCATTCATAGCTTCCGTGTATTTTTAGGCGATATTTTCA includes these proteins:
- the LOC144102351 gene encoding uncharacterized protein LOC144102351, yielding MLALLDIQGALDNIRHEAILEALHIMSISNNLLQYVRGFLADRRGCVRLGNVTSSLRHIWRGVPLWSVLSPLLVNAVLALLPNFLPKDLRLPIHVAIYADDIAIWCCGPRRYRVHTIKNVQRAINGITAFLERAGLSISPSKTQAMLLNTRVGSRPGRDLAWSREVKYLGLLIYVRLTWNPAVRHFLAQSSRIQGAIRSLLAKGEGITPRLGLQLYQAMAVPPITYALPLVRLTVAQHLAIERKVRAAIRLCLGLPRSSPVASTLAEAELLHNAPDGRRFQDRLLTGPNCKMGQVAQYIEDLVGGQPESCPLSPRPDLGHVYGLDLSLPGSQTRRNTAAVGLRQVVAAGFLAEPPGTVPIFTDGSVLPGPCPYAAAPCTASSLHSSRQARPPFVGSSTTAEQGAIHLAADFLYERPGIKEAAIYTDSRAALQLLLRPFKGPRIACRPAWRLDELCTRGARIRLTWVPAHVGVLGSEEADSLAKAAHSPGTPLSRNLCSLDLARSIVDRLLDPPDPRVANGHPPHPLPNHGLHCKERSLLRRLRVGCANTASRLFRIGLSDSPGCSLCNYPEETTQHHLYFGLEAMQLAKKYIKTMLGISVFKTHLEFVVLALLDIQGAFDKIRHEAILEALNIMSISNNFLQYVRGFLADRKGCVRLGNVTSSLRHIWRGVPQ